Sequence from the Candidatus Delongbacteria bacterium genome:
CTTGCGAGTATGTCGAGATAGACATATCATCAGCCCTTGAGTCGACCGGAGAAACCACTGATCTGGCTGGATGGCGAGCTGAAATCGCCGCCGTTCACCAAAGCTGCGAGGATCGAAGCGGGCTATCTGCTCAGATTGCTGCAATCCGGGCAACTGCTTGGGCTGCCTCAGTCCAGGCCGATGCCTTCGATCGGAAGGCACTGTCAAGAGCTTCGGATCGTCGATGAGAACAAGACCTGGCGAATGATATACCGACTTGACGAGGATGCGGTCATTCTTGTTCGAATCTTTGCCAAAAAGTCCCAAGTGACACCAAGAGCACAACTTGCTCTGGCGCGCAAGCGACTCGCGGAGTACGACAGAATCAGCAGGGGTGACTGATGGACACGCGAAAGAAAAAGCGACTTGAAGCCGCAGGATGGAAGACCGGCAACGCAGCGGACTTCCTGGGTCTGGAACCCGCCGACTCCGCATTCATCGCGATGAAATTATCTCTGGGCAGCAAGGTGCGGGAGTTGAGGCAGGCAGGCGGCTTGACGCAGTTGGCTCTCGCCAGGCAGATCCAGTCCAGCCAAAGCCGCATCGCCAAGATGGAGGCCGGTGATCCCGGCGTATCCATGGACCTGCTGATCCGCACCGTACTGGCTCTGGGGGCATCGCAGGACCAGATCGCCCGATTCCTGAAGAGCCGCAAGACTTCGTGATCCGGGACGATGCTCCGTCCATCGCGAGTTCCGAACCTGCTCGCGTCAACGACTGCGATACACATTCTTCCTGTTGCCCACTCTGACGACGATCACCAACAGCTTCTGATCTGTGGATGATTCGGTATTGGCCCTGGCGAATACGCCAGCGATCCTGTCCCGACGGTCGCTCACACCCCGGTCCTCGCGGGCTCTCCGTCAGGGGGGCGATGCGTTCGAGGATCCGTGCGACATCTCGCTTGGGAAACGCTCTATGATCCTTGGCGACGGACTGGCGGAAGACAAACCTGTAGCTTGCCATGGGCCATCAGATCCTAGAGCGCTTTGTCGGGATGCTCCTGGATTGAATCCTCCTGGCCGAGGTTGACGCTCTGATGTCATGACGTCAAGGCGCTATTCATCATTGCTCAATTCTTCCAGAAGTGGGTGTCCAGTTTTTCAAGCAAGCAGTCGTGGCGTGGTCGGCAAGATCCTCAACTCCAATCCGACAGCACAATCAGAACATTCATCACTCGCCGATACTCGCCCCGCAACCTGATTGCTCATCCGAGGAGTGCCACATTGGGCGCAGTATACCAAGACGTCAAGTATTCCTGACATCCCACCAATGAAGATCAAGTCCTTCATCAGCCTGGCATTGTGTACATGGCAAGCGATTCCATACTCTAGCGGCCAGTTTGAAGACTGTGATACGTCTGTGGCCACTTCCGATGGAGAGGGCCCGACCGGGAATGGAATTCTTCAACGTGACTCTGCGATTGGACATCCTGCGCCAATGACTTACCATTCGCCATGCGGTTCGTAGAAACCCCGGTTTTCACTCGCCGCTTGAAAGCAATGATGAAGATGACTATCGGGCACTTCAGATTGCATTGCTGCTTGCGCCCGAGCGGGGCAAGTTGATTCAGGATTCCGGTGGACTCCGCAAATTCCGGTGGTCTGGATCCGGCCGTGGCAAGCGGGGTGGAGTTCGCGTGATCTACTACTGGGCCAAAGACCAGCAAACAGTCTATCTGCTTCTGATCTACGCCAAGAACGAACAGGAAGAGCTGAGTGCGTCGCAGCTGGGCATTCTCCGAATCCTGATTCGGGAGGGACTTGAATGAAGAAGGGTGATTTCGAAGAACTGGTCCTGAGTGTCCAGCAAGCAGGCGAGATCCGTCGCGGGGAAGCTCGGCCATCGCGCGTGCACACATTCAAGCCGGTGGACATCAAGTCGATTCGTGCTCGATTGGGCAAATCCCAACCTGAGTTTGCCCAGATGATCGGTGTCAGTGTGGGCACCCTGCGCAACTGGGAGCAAGGACGAAGAATACCCGATGGACCCGCAATGGCTTTGTTGAAGGTCGCGGCCAAGCATCCTGAAATCGTCGCGGCTGCGCTGGCATCGTGACGACCAGAACAAGCATCTGTCCAGCCAATACAATGTCGGCCTGATACTGCATTTCCGGATTGGGTCGTGAGAAATCAGGCGCAGTCAGAAATCACTTGAGCTGTATGCATTGGAAAGGCATATACATGCATATGAGAACGACCCTGAACATCGACAGCCAGCTTCTGGAACAGGCCTCCAGGCTGACGGGCATCCGCGAGAAAACGTCCCTGGTGCGTCTGGGGCTGGAAGCCTTGATCTCCCTTGAAAGTGCACGCCGCCTGGCGGCCCTTGGAGGATCCGAACCGGACGCGTTGGCTCCTTCACGCAGGCGCTCCGGAAGCCCCGCGTGATTCTGGTGGATACATCCATCTGGATCGACCATCTCCGCCAGGGCGACGAGCAGTTGGTGGAACTGCTCAATTCAGGGCTGGTATTGGGTCATCCACTGGTCCTGGGTGAGCTCGCTTGTGGCAACCTGCGCAATCGGCAGGAACTGCTTGGCTTGCTGAAGACACTCCCTCAAGCGCGCACGACGGAGACCGACGAAACGCTCCATTTTCTTGAAACTGCAAAGCTGTTCGGTCTGGGCCTTGGCTGGGTGGATGTGAGCCTTCTGGCCTCGGCGCAGCTGACGGGGTGTCAACTGCTGACCCGGGACAGGACGCTAGCCCGGGCAGCAACACGGCTTGGATCGGCTGGTTCAATGTAGACCTCAGGGCAAAAG
This genomic interval carries:
- a CDS encoding PIN domain-containing protein; this encodes MILVDTSIWIDHLRQGDEQLVELLNSGLVLGHPLVLGELACGNLRNRQELLGLLKTLPQARTTETDETLHFLETAKLFGLGLGWVDVSLLASAQLTGCQLLTRDRTLARAATRLGSAGSM
- a CDS encoding type II toxin-antitoxin system VapB family antitoxin — translated: MRTTLNIDSQLLEQASRLTGIREKTSLVRLGLEALISLESARRLAALGGSEPDALAPSRRRSGSPA
- a CDS encoding helix-turn-helix domain-containing protein, giving the protein MDTRKKKRLEAAGWKTGNAADFLGLEPADSAFIAMKLSLGSKVRELRQAGGLTQLALARQIQSSQSRIAKMEAGDPGVSMDLLIRTVLALGASQDQIARFLKSRKTS
- a CDS encoding helix-turn-helix domain-containing protein: MKKGDFEELVLSVQQAGEIRRGEARPSRVHTFKPVDIKSIRARLGKSQPEFAQMIGVSVGTLRNWEQGRRIPDGPAMALLKVAAKHPEIVAAALAS
- a CDS encoding type II toxin-antitoxin system RelE/ParE family toxin, with the protein product MSRPEKPLIWLDGELKSPPFTKAARIEAGYLLRLLQSGQLLGLPQSRPMPSIGRHCQELRIVDENKTWRMIYRLDEDAVILVRIFAKKSQVTPRAQLALARKRLAEYDRISRGD